One genomic segment of Cinclus cinclus chromosome 33, bCinCin1.1, whole genome shotgun sequence includes these proteins:
- the OTUB1 gene encoding LOW QUALITY PROTEIN: ubiquitin thioesterase OTUB1 (The sequence of the model RefSeq protein was modified relative to this genomic sequence to represent the inferred CDS: inserted 1 base in 1 codon), giving the protein MRGEGRGHTQNHAPCGRGLLPPGSGAAPEAARELPRKWRALPRKRRGAGRAAMAAEEPQQPQPEPLGGSDADGVNCLAYDEAIMAQQDRIQQEIAVQNPLVSERLELSELYKEYAEDDHVYQEKIKDLLQKYSYIRKTRPDGNCFYRAFGFAHLEALLEDGQELQRFKEVSARSKEELVAQGFTEFTIEDXHNTLMELIERVERRVPLPELLAAFNEPATSDYLVVYLRLLTSGCLQRHRRFFEQFLEGGRSIKEFCQQEVEPMCKESDHIHIIALARALHVSILVEYMDRGEGGATNPHVFPEGSQPRVCLLYRPGHYDILYK; this is encoded by the exons ATGAGAGGAGAGGGGCGGGGGCATACTCAAAACCACGCCCCTTGTGGGCGGGGGCTTCTCCCTCCCGGAAGCGGCGCTGCCCCGGAAGCGGCGCGGGAGCTGCCCCGGAAGTGGCGGGCGCTGCCCCGGAagcggcgcggggcgggcaGGGCGGCGATGGCGGCGGAGGAGCCTCAGCAGCCGCAGCCGGAGCCGCTCGGCGGCAGCGATGCCGACG GCGTGAACTGCCTGGCCTACGACGAGGCGATCATGGCGCAGCAGGACCGGATCCAGCAGGAG ATCGCGGTGCAGAACCCGCTGGTGTCGGAGCGCCTGGAGCTGTCCGAGCTCTACAAGGAGTACGCGGAGGATGACCACGTGTACCAGGAGAAGATCAAG gaCCTGCTGCAGAAATATTCCTACATCCGTAAGACGCGGCCGGACGGGAATTGTTTCTACCGCGCCTTCGGCTTCGCGCACCTGGAGGCGCTGCTGGAGGacgggcaggagctgcagcg GTTCAAGGAGGTGTCGGCACGGAGCAAGGAGGAGCTGGTGGCCCAGGGCTTCACCGAGTTCACCATCGAGG TTCACAACACG CTGATGGAGCTGATCGAGCGCGTGGAGCGCCGGGTGCCGCTGCCGGAGCTGCTGGCGGCGTTTAACGAGCCGGCCACCTCGGATTACCTGGTGGTTTACCTGCGGCTGCTCACCTCGGGCTGCCTGCAGCGCCACCGGCGCTTCTTCGAGCAGTTCCTCGAGGGGGGCCGCAGCATCAAGGAGTTCTGCCAGCAG GAGGTGGAGCCCATGTGCAAGGAGAGTGACCACATCCACATCATCGCCCTGGCTCGGGCGCTGCACGTGTCCATCCTGGTGGAGTACATGGACCGGGGCGAGGGCGGTGCCACCAACCCGCACGTGTTCCCCGAGGGCTCCCAGCCCCGCGTCTGCCTCCTCTACCGCCCCGGCCACTACGACATCCTCTACAAGTGA
- the STIP1 gene encoding stress-induced-phosphoprotein 1 — MGRGGRGRGVLAASRGRRGSGASGAEAMEEAQELKERGNRALAAGDVGAAVGHYSAAISRDPNNHVLFSNRSAAYARLGDYSRALADACRTLELRPDWAKGYSRKAAALEFLQRLEEAKATYEEGLARDPGNEQLLQGLRGVETRLAERKLLNPFSAPDLLARLEADPRTRGLLGDPEYRRLLETLRSDPGQLGAKLQDPRVMTTLSVLLGVELSGAEEEEEAPSPPPPPPPPPSQPPPTEELPQNKQEAQKEKELGNAAYKRKEFPAALEHYTRAEQLDPTNMTYVTNQAAVYFETGEYERCRALCERAIEVGRENREDYRQIAKAYARIGNSYFREERYKDAVHFYNKSLAEHRTPDVLKKCQQAEKILKEQERLAYIDPDLALEEKNKGNECFQRGDYPQAMKHYSEAIRRNPHEARLYSNRAACYTKLLEFPLALKDCEECIRLEPTFIKGYTRKAAALEAMRDYTKAMEVYQRALDLDPSCKEAAEGQRRCLRGQQQRSEPPEELRRRALADPEVQQIMGDPAMRLILEQMQKDPQALSEHLKNPLIAQKIQKLMDVGLIAIR; from the exons ATGGGAcgcggggggcggggccgagGGGTTCTAGCAGCTTCCAGAGGGCGGCGCGGGAGCGGCGCGAGCGGAGCCGAGGCCATGGAGGAG gcccaggagctgaaggagcgGGGGAACCGGGCGCTGGCAGCGGGGGACGTGGGGGCAGCCGTGGGTCACTACTCGGCTGCCATCTCCCGGGACCCCAACAACCACGTCCTGTTCAGCAACCGCTCGGCCGCGTACGCGCGGCTCGGGGATTACAGCCGGGCCCTGGCCGATGCCTGCCGCACGCTGGAGCTGCGGCCGGACTGGGCCAAG GGCTACTCACGGAAGGCGGCGGCCCTGGAGTTCCTGCAGCGCCTGGAGGAGGCCAAGGCCACCTACGAGGAGGGGCTGGCCCGGGACCCGGGCaatgagcagctcctgcagggccTGCGTGGGGTGGAGACCAGGCTGGCAG AGCGGAAGCTGCTGAACCCTTTCAGTGCCCCCGACCTGCTGGCACGGCTCGAGGCTGACCCCCGCACACGGGGGCTGCTGGGGGACCCCGAGTACCGACGGCTGCTGGAGACGCTGCGCAGCGACCCCGGGCAGCTCGGGGC GAAGCTGCAGGACCCACGGGTGATGACCACGCTGAGCGTTCTGCTGGGGGTGGAGCTGAGCGGggccgaggaggaggaggaggctccttccccacccccccctcccccaccaccccccTCTCAGCCTCCCCCGACCGAGGAGCTCCCCCAGAACAAGCAGGAG gcacagaaggagaaggagctgggcaACGCCGCCTACAAGCGCAAGGAGTTCCCGGCTGCTCTGGAGCACTACACCCGCGCCGAGCAGCTGGACCCAACCAACATGACTTATGTCACCAATCAAGCAG CCGTGTACTTCGAGACGGGCGAGTACGAGCGGTGCCGGGCGCTGTGCGAGCGCGCCATCGAGGTGGGCAGGGAGAACAGGGAGGATTACAGGCAGATTGCCAA ggcCTATGCCCGGATTGGGAACTCGTATTTCCGTGAGGAGCGCTACAAGGACGCCGTGCACTTCTACAACAAATCCCTGGCTGAGCACCGCACGCCTGATGTGCTCAAAAAGTGTCAGCAG gctgagaaGATCCTGAAGGAGCAGGAGCGCTTGGCTTACATCGACCCCGACCTAGCGCTGGAGGAGAAGAACAAAGGCAACGAGTGCTTCCAGCGAG GGGATTACCCCCAGGCCATGAAGCACTACAGCGAGGCCATCCGGCGCAACCCGCACGAGGCGCGGCTCTACAGCAACCGTGCTGCCTGCTACACCAAACTGCTCGAGTTCCCCCTCGCCCTCAAG gacTGTGAGGAGTGCATCCGGCTGGAGCCCACCTTCA tcaAGGGTTACACACGGAAGGCAGCAGCACTCGAGGCCATGCGTGATTACACCAAGGCCATGGAGGTTTATCAGCGCGCCCTGGACCTCGACCCCTCCTGCAAG gAGGCCGCAGAGGGGCAGCGGCGCTGCCTGCgggggcagcagcagcgctCGGAGCCCCCCGAGGAGCTGCGGCGCCGCGCCCTGGCTGACCCCGAGGTGCAGCAGATCATGGGGGACCCCGCCATGCGCCTCATCCTCGAGCAGATGCAGAAGGACCCCCAGGCCCTCAGCGA gcACCTCAAGAACCCCCTGATTGCTCAGAAGATCCAGAAGCTGATGGACGTGGGGCTCATCGCCATCCGGTGA
- the LOC134055621 gene encoding leucine-rich repeat transmembrane protein FLRT1-like → MGDPSRERGEGGGGAGGSPCDSHAPSPNPTRASDSNPAPVKPQKPRFPRTGGEGAVPVRSFPRSPRTGGRSRSGPPFPPPPLCRRLPTPAAAAAGPARAARYPPGKDPPTPPGPPKPNPTPPPFLFPHPRYPRMLQPGGRLRSAGAGPVLARGSSERPPPPKPKDRLTPPPQSLPTPPQPPPPNPRTSGPPKTPRDSPVPEDAPGAPPAGRGGHGAPVPVATAWHGDPVTREEPEQPARGGPPRLLTAVATITLLTVATVAGACPAVCRCSGGRVYCNDRGLTAVPEGLPPGATTLFLQNNRIGDAGIPARLGRLPALRVLYLYANALEQLPAHLPPALRELHLQENNVRGLCRRALARAPLLERLHLDDNSVSAAGIEEDAFAENRRLRLLFLSRNHLSSVPAGLPPALEELRLDDNRIHTIPLRAFEGLPALRRLVLDGNLLANQRMADDTFSRLGNLSELSLGRNALAAPPANLPRARLRRLSLAANAISHVPAGALARMRALERLDLSDNNLTTLPRGLFDDLGSLSHLGLRNNPWFCGCNLAWLRDWLRRRAPPRLEVRGLLCQAPARLRGLPVGELRGEMDACESPASGGAGAAGGGASPAVAAVSPAVAASPGAGAATTPGLWVQAAPGGALRVRWPPAPPGASLRLSWLRPGGGAVTETLVRGERGEYVVRALQPRAPYRVCLAALEPPAAPPLCAQARAGAGDPPQPGSPGAPAGDVAPPVRRMGLGGPPLPPPKGGGGGRLALRPLRTPEEGGIRTVYPPPPPPPPPPLPPPAVRGYRGGQFKPRPSLLSQRDLRAARGRAPISTSPSFRSLLCD, encoded by the exons ATGGGAGACCCCTCCCGTGAgcgtggggaggggggagggggagcggGGGGTTCCCCGTGCGATTCCCacgccccctccccaaatcccacccgTGCCTCAGATTCAAATCCCGCACCCGTCAAACCCCAAAAGCCCCGATTTCCCCGCACCGGTGGGGAGGGGGCGGTCCCGGTTCGGTCCTTCCCCAGATCCCCCCGCACCGGGGGGCGGTCCCGGTCCGGCCCCCCCTTCCCGCCCCCCCCCCTTTGCCGCCGCCTTCCCACgcccgcagccgccgccgccgggcccgCACGCGCCGCCCGGTACCCACCCGGTAAGGACCCCCCgacccccccgggacccccaaaacccaacccGACCCCTCCCCCATTCCTCTTCCCCCACCCCCGGTACCCGCGGATGCTCCAGCCCGGGGGGAGGCTCCGTTCGGCCGGAGCGGGGCCCGTTCTCGCCCGTGGCTCCTCGGAGCGACCCCCGCCCCCCAAACCCAAGGACCGACTGACCCCCCCTCCCCAATCCCTTCCgacccctcctcagcccccccccccaaacccgcG CACCTCcggaccccccaaaaccccccggGACTCCCCGGTACCCGAGGATGCTCCag GGGCCcccccggcggggcgggggggccATGGAGCACCGGTGCCGGTAGCCACGGCCTGGCACGGGGACCCCGTGACGAGAGAGGAGCCAGAGCAGCCAG CGCGGGGGGGGCCACCCCGACTCCTGACCGCCGTGGCCACCATCACTCTGCTGACAGTCGCCACCGTCGCCGGGGCCTGCCCGGCCGTGTGCCGCTGCTCCGGCGGCCGCGTTTACTGCAACGACCGCGGGCTCACGGCCGTGCCCGAGGGGCTCCCGCCCGGGGCCACCACGCTCTTCCTGCAGAACAACCGCATCGGCGACGCGGGGATCCCGGCTCGGCTGGGCCGGCTGCCGGCGCTGCGGGTGCTGTACCTGTACGCCAAcgctctggagcagctgccgGCTCACCTGCCGCCAGCGCTGCGGGAGCTGCACCTGCAGGAGAACAACGTGCGAGGGCTCTGCCGCCGGGCGCTGGCGCGGGCGCCGCTGCTCGAGCGCCTGCACCTGGACGATAACTCGGTATCGGCCGCCGGTATCGAGGAGGACGCGTTCGCCGAGAACCGCCGGCTgcgcctcctcttcctctctcgGAACCACCTGAGCAGCGTCCCCGCGGGGCTGCCGCCGGCGCTGGAGGAGCTGCGGCTGGACGATAACCGCATCCACACCATCCCCCTGCGGGCCTTCGAGGGGCTGCCGGCGCTGCGGCGCCTGGTGCTGGACGGGAACCTGCTCGCCAACCAGCGCATGGCCGACGACACCTTCAGCCGTCTGGGCAACCTCAGCGAGCTCTCGCTCGGCCGCAACGCTCTGGCGGCTCCTCCGGCCAACCTGCCCCGGGCTCGGCTTCGCCGCCTGTCTCTGGCCGCCAACGCCATCAGCCACGTGCCGGCCGGAGCGCTGGCGAGGATGAGGGCGCTGGAGCGGCTGGATCTGTCGGACAACAACCTGACCACGCTGCCTCGGGGGCTCTTCGACGATCTGGGCAGCCTGAGCCACCTGGGGCTGCGGAACAACCCCTGGTTCTGCGGCTGTAACCTGGCCTGGCTGCGGGACTGGCTGcgccgccgcgccccgccgcgCCTCGAGGTGCGGGGTTTGCTGTGCCAGGCGCCGGCGAGGCTGCGGGGGTTGCCGGTGGGCGAGCTGCGGGGCGAGATGGACGCGTGCGAGAGCCCGGCCTCGGGGGGAGCCGGCGCTGCGGGAGGGGGCGCGTCCCCCGCCGTCGCCGCCGTGTCCCCCGCGGTGGCCGCGTCGCCCGGAGCGGGAGCGGCCACCACGCCGGGGCTGTGGGTGCAGGCGGCGCCGGGAGGGGCCCTGCGGGTTCGGTGGCCGCCGGCTCCTCCCGGGGCGTCGCTGAGGTTGAGCTGGCTGCGGCCCGGGGGGGGAGCCGTGACCGAGACCTTGGTGCGGGGGGAGCGCGGGGAGTACGTGGTGCGGGCGCTGCAGCCCCGAGCTCCGTACCGGGTTTGTCTCGCCGCCCTGGAGCCCCCCGCAGCTCCCCCGCTCTGTGCCCAAGCCCGGGCGGGGGCCGGGGACCCTCCCCAGCCCGGTTCCCCCGGAGCCCCGGCCGGGGATGTTGCTCCCCCCGT gaggaggatggggctgggggggccACCCTTGCCACCCCCCAAAGGCGGCGGGGGGGGGCGGCTGGCGCTGCGGCCGCTGCGGACCCCCGAGGAAGGGGGGATCCGCACCGTGtacccccccccgccccctccgccccccccgccgctgcccccCCCCGCCGTGCGGGGCTACCGGGGGGGGCAG TTCAAGCCCCGCCCCTCGCTCCTGTCCCAGCGAGACCTCCGCGCCGCCAGGGGGCGCGCCCCTATCTCCACATCACCCTCCTTCCGCTCCCTCCTCTGTGATTAG
- the FAU gene encoding ubiquitin-like FUBI-ribosomal protein eS30 fusion protein produces the protein MQLFIRGQTLLTLEVSGSETLAQIKERVAELSGVPPEDQVLLHAGTPLDDEAVLGQSPLPEFTTLDLSTRLLGGKVHGSLARAGKVRGQTPKVAKQEKKKKKTGRAKRRMQYNRRFVNVVPTFGKKKGPNANS, from the exons ATGCAGCTCTTCATCCGTGGCCAGACCCTCCTCACCCTCGAGGTCTCTGGCTCTGAGACCCTTGCTCAGATCAAG GAGAGGGTGGCCGAACTTTCGGGGGTCCCCCCCGAGGACCAAGTGCTGCTCCATGCTGGGACCCCCCTGGACGATGAGGCCGTGCTGGGGCAGAGCCCCCTCCCCGAATTCACCACCCTGGACCTCTCCACGCGCCTGCTGGGCG GTAAGGTCCACGGCTCCCTCGCCCGCGCCGGCAAAGTGAGGGGCCAGACCCCCAAG GTGGCCAagcaggagaagaagaagaagaagacgGGGCGGGCCAAGCGGCGCATGCAGTACAACCGGCGCTTCGTCAACGTCGTGCCCACCTTTGGCAAGAAGAAGGGTCCCAACGCCAACTCCTGA